AAACGTGCCGCCGGCATTTTTGATTCCCTGATTATCCTTGTTGCCCAGAATGCGAGCAAGAAAAACTTGTTTGACGCCGAGACGCGCAAGGCGATGGTGGAGGCGGCAGTCTCTGAATTCCCGAATGTGTCGGTCGCTGTGCATGGCGGGCTGACGGTTGATTTTATGAAGTCCGTCGGGGCGCATTACCTGGTGCGTGGAATTCGTAATTCTGCGGACTTGGATGCCGAACAGGCGGTTGCTTGGAACAACAAGGTTATCTATGGGAATGGCGATGTTGAGACTGTGCTTTTGCTCAGCGCGCAGGAACATCTTGTGGTGAGCAGTTCCCTTGTGCGCGAACTCCTCAAGTGCGGTGCCGCTAAGAGCGCCTCTGAACAGAAATCGCTCATTTCTAAATACGTGCCAAAGAACATGGTGTCCATGCTTTTAAAAGAGTTTAGGAAAAAATATGAAGCCATTTAAATATTTGCCCAAGGCGTTGCAGACGCTTTTGCTTGCGAATGCAGTCGTTTTCATTATTGCGTTTCTTGGGCGTGGTATAGAAGTCGATTTGGGGGCCGGCTATGGGAGCCTCACAGATTACATTAACTATTACGGCGCCTTTATGCCACGTGTCCCGCTGGAACTTTGGCGTTACGTGACGTACATGTTCATCCATTTTGACTTTATGCATTTCTTCTTTAATATGCTGATGCTCTGGATGTTCGGTTCCGAAGTGGCAGAATGGATGGGTGCACGTCATTTTGTCTCGATGTACTTTTTCTGCGGAGTTTTTGCTGCGCTGTTCAGCTTTTTCATGTGCTTGCTCGGGCTTACGAACAATCCGATTATCGGAGCGTCGGGCGCTTTGATGGGCGTGTTTGTCGCGTATTACAAGTTCTTCCCGGAACGTATGATTCTCATGTTCTTTGTCATTCCGATGCGAATCAAGCATGCAATGTGGGTGATGATTGCGCTCGATATCCTCTTTGCAAATTCGGGCGACATGATTGCGCACTTTGCCCACTTGGGCGGTGTCGTGGCCGGCTTCCTTTACATGGCGGTTTACCAGAATGGACCGAAGGTGCTTTACAATTCGCCGCTTTCGGCTATTTTCCGCCTGTTTTCCAGAAATCCTGAAAAGTATAATCGAGACCGTAGTTCGAGTTCGCGTTCGAATTCGCGCCGTTTCAATGAACCGGAGGTTCTCGAAGGTGAAGTGTTCTACGTAGATGAACAGAAACGCATGGACGAGATCCTCAAGAAGGTGGAACGCTGTGGC
The sequence above is a segment of the Fibrobacter sp. UBA4297 genome. Coding sequences within it:
- the coaD gene encoding pantetheine-phosphate adenylyltransferase is translated as MVWKSKAQSKTIVEDGCGRRVAVFAGSFDPFTAGHFDLVKRAAGIFDSLIILVAQNASKKNLFDAETRKAMVEAAVSEFPNVSVAVHGGLTVDFMKSVGAHYLVRGIRNSADLDAEQAVAWNNKVIYGNGDVETVLLLSAQEHLVVSSSLVRELLKCGAAKSASEQKSLISKYVPKNMVSMLLKEFRKKYEAI
- a CDS encoding rhomboid family protein: MKPFKYLPKALQTLLLANAVVFIIAFLGRGIEVDLGAGYGSLTDYINYYGAFMPRVPLELWRYVTYMFIHFDFMHFFFNMLMLWMFGSEVAEWMGARHFVSMYFFCGVFAALFSFFMCLLGLTNNPIIGASGALMGVFVAYYKFFPERMILMFFVIPMRIKHAMWVMIALDILFANSGDMIAHFAHLGGVVAGFLYMAVYQNGPKVLYNSPLSAIFRLFSRNPEKYNRDRSSSSRSNSRRFNEPEVLEGEVFYVDEQKRMDEILKKVERCGIQSLSESEREFLLKAGDKLRRRRGGF